Proteins from one Chryseobacterium arthrosphaerae genomic window:
- a CDS encoding MBL fold metallo-hydrolase — protein MLKKKLLSLITLLGFISIFAGNLKVKVYNPGTKAIFPITSTIIYGDKDAVLIDAQFQKQYAEELVKEIKATGKNLKTIFISHSDPDFYFGLDVIKKAFPGAKIMSTAQTAYLISASKDDKMTVWKPQLKADAPSEIIIPEAVTAIPDLEGNTIEIRQNPDDPAHSFLWIPSIKTIAGGISVSVDSHLWMADTQNVKAIDQWIGQIDAMKALKPEQVIPSHFAKESLSPASLDFVKSYLENYKKAVTENKTASAIVDFMVKKYPALPGKEELEMGVKVFLGEMAWDLKSPYPAIGKKVEVDFGTVKFILDFKDHKTMTFTGTAGSSKNSTDTVEYTATEVAKNVFMVYWHEPHLKFNVTHIQDYNKNIVYSNIAGPDGTFVHPKGTMKILK, from the coding sequence ATGCTTAAAAAGAAATTATTATCGTTGATAACCCTTTTAGGATTCATCAGCATATTCGCGGGAAACCTGAAGGTCAAAGTATACAACCCCGGAACCAAGGCTATTTTTCCGATCACTTCCACGATTATTTATGGAGATAAAGACGCTGTTCTTATCGATGCCCAGTTCCAGAAACAGTATGCGGAAGAACTGGTAAAAGAAATAAAAGCAACCGGAAAAAACCTGAAAACCATCTTTATTTCTCATAGTGATCCTGATTTTTACTTTGGACTGGATGTGATTAAAAAGGCTTTCCCTGGTGCGAAGATTATGTCTACAGCGCAGACTGCTTATCTTATTTCCGCTTCAAAAGATGATAAGATGACCGTCTGGAAACCACAGCTGAAGGCAGATGCTCCTTCAGAAATCATTATTCCCGAAGCTGTAACAGCCATTCCGGATCTGGAAGGAAATACAATAGAGATCAGACAGAATCCTGATGATCCTGCACACAGTTTCCTTTGGATTCCTTCCATTAAAACAATTGCAGGCGGAATTTCAGTATCTGTAGATTCCCATCTTTGGATGGCGGATACCCAGAATGTGAAAGCTATAGATCAGTGGATTGGGCAGATTGATGCGATGAAGGCATTGAAGCCTGAACAGGTAATTCCGTCACATTTTGCCAAAGAATCCCTATCTCCGGCATCTCTTGATTTTGTAAAAAGTTACCTTGAAAATTATAAGAAAGCCGTTACAGAGAATAAAACAGCTTCTGCTATTGTAGATTTTATGGTGAAAAAATATCCGGCTTTACCAGGAAAAGAAGAACTGGAAATGGGAGTGAAAGTATTCTTAGGAGAAATGGCCTGGGATTTGAAATCACCGTATCCCGCAATTGGTAAGAAGGTTGAAGTGGATTTTGGAACCGTTAAATTTATTCTGGATTTTAAAGATCATAAAACAATGACCTTTACCGGAACTGCAGGAAGTTCAAAAAACAGTACGGATACCGTAGAATATACGGCAACAGAAGTGGCCAAAAATGTTTTTATGGTATATTGGCACGAACCCCACCTGAAATTCAATGTGACTCATATTCAGGATTACAATAAAAATATTGTGTATTCTAATATTGCAGGACCAGACGGTACTTTTGTCCATCCAAAAGGAACGATGAAAATTTTAAAATAA